A region of Sparus aurata chromosome 8, fSpaAur1.1, whole genome shotgun sequence DNA encodes the following proteins:
- the dusp8a gene encoding dual specificity protein phosphatase 8 isoform X2: MPLDVVIAPAEDCFWPDLQDTDMRLKIRVRRMKEGRELRGGFAAFSSCFPGLCEGKPATALPMSLSQPCLPVANVGPTRILPHLYLGSQKDVLNKDLMAQNGITYVLNASNTCPKPDFISESHFMRIPVNDNYCEKLLPWLDKTNEFIDKAKVSNCRVIVHCLAGISRSATIAIAYIMKTMGLSSDDAYRFVKDRRPSISPNFNFLGQLLEFEKGLQLLQALTSDDKISDSNTKQSSEVNGVSTGFEMNGHRSNYDSSVAEPHIPAEPKLPSPTSLQQGFNGLHLSAERIMDTNRLKRSFSLDIKSVYSPSSPNCPSMAPTHSEDVPKLCKLDSPGTGSSNGVCSQSPVLDSPSSSDSPFPSPGSGGSIGGLREGVHRSGSSSSRSRRKPKHSSGSSPIHSHPHQPPQSLSLSLDNKSPSLEENLKGSLLLSLPSLPTVGSGAMWTKHRDTVQATTPVTPVTPTTDAPWHFGAEEGGDGGMELGGGGGVGQEEESSVRFGSSSAYVAFGCSEGVRLRDKSQREKPSAPQTQRDHRDSMSSSTVSNSGPASEKQFKRRSCQMEFEEGISETRSREELGKIGKQSSFSGSMEIIEVS, translated from the exons ATGCCTCTGGATGTGGTGATTGCCCCAGCGGAGGACTGTTTTTGGCCGGACCTGCAGGACACAGACATGAGGCTGAAGATCAGGGTCCGCCGGATGAAGGAGGGGAGAGAGCTACGAG gAGGCTTCGCAGctttctcctcctgtttccCCGGCCTGTGTGAAGGCAAACCTGCCACTGCTCTGCCTATGAGCTTGTCCCAGCCCTGCTTGCCTGTGGCTAACGTAGGGCCCACTCGTATCCTGCCACACCTTTACCTGGGCTCACAGAAGGACGTCCTCAACAAG gatCTGATGGCCCAGAACGGTATCACCTATGTGCTGAACGCCAGCAACACCTGCCCCAAGCCAGACTTTATCAGCGAGAGCCACTTTATGCGCATCCCAGTTAACGACAACTACTGTGAGAAGTTGCTCCCCTGGCTGGACAAAACTAATGAATTCATAG ACAAAGCTAAGGTGTCAAACTGCAGAGTCATTGTGCACTGCCTGGCTGGAATCTCACGTTCAGCGACCATCGCCATTGCATACATCATGAAGACAATGGGCTTGTCATCAGATGATGCCTACAG aTTTGTAAAGGATCGAAGACCGTCCATATCCCCCAACTTCAACTTCCTTGGTCAGCTCCTGGAGTTTGAGAAGGGCCTGCAACTACTGCAAGCTTTGACCTCTGATGACAAGATCTCTGACAGCAACACCAAGCAAAGCTCCGAGGTCAATGGAGTCAGCACAGGTTTCGAAATGAACGGTCACCGCAGCAACTATGACTCATCCGTGGCAGAGCCACACATCCCAGCGGAACCCAAGCTGCCGTCACCAACCTCCCTCCAGCAAGGCTTCAACGGCCTGCACCTCTCCGCAGAGAGGATCATGGACACGAACCGGCTTAAACGCTCCTTCTCCCTGGACATTAAGTCGGTCTACTCGCCCAGCAGTCCCAACTGCCCCAGCATGGCACCCACACACTCTGAAGACGTCCCCAAGCTGTGCAAGCTTGACAGCCCAGGAACAGGCTCCTCCAACGGTGTTTGCTCTCAGTCTCCCGTCCTAGACAGCCCCAGCTCCTCCGATTCACCGTTCCCCTCACCAGGCAGTGGGGGCAGCATTGGAGGCTTGCGTGAAGGAGTCCATCGGTCTGGTTCTTCCTCATCCAGATCCAGGAGGAAACCCAAACACAGCTCCGGCAGCTCCCCGATCCACTCCCACCCACACCAACCCCCACAGTCCCTCAGCTTGTCGCTGGACAACAAGAGCCCCAGCCTGGAGGAGAACCTAAAGGGCTCCCTGCTCCTGTCGCTACCCTCCCTGCCCACCGTGGGGTCTGGGGCCATGTGgaccaaacacagagacactgtCCAGGCCACCACTCCTGTCACTCCCGTCACCCCCACCACGGATGCCCCCTGGCACTTTGGGGCAGAAGAGGGCGGTGATGGAGGGATGgagctgggaggaggaggaggggtcggacaggaggaggagtcatCGGTGAGGTTTGGGAGCAGTTCTGCATATGTGGCATTCGGGTGCAGCGAAGGTGTGCGGTTACGAGACAAATCTCAGAGGGAGAAGCCGTCGGCGccgcagacacagagagaccACAGGGACTCCATGTCGTCGTCCACGGTGAGCAACAGCGGGCCGGCGTCAGAGAAGCAGTTCAAGCGGCGCAGCTGTCAGATGGAGTTTGAGGAGGGGATCTCCGAGACGCGATCACGGGAAGAACTGGGGAAGATCGGTAAGCAGTCGAGCTTCTCTGGGAGCATGGAGATCATCGAGGTATCCTGA